The following proteins come from a genomic window of Streptomyces sp. GS7:
- a CDS encoding gamma-aminobutyraldehyde dehydrogenase produces MDQRFDVTERFAEGAQFIAGGLCAGTSGRTQDVVDPATGETVLRYELAGTDQVDAAVAAARGAFPGWSRATPGERSDTLHRFAAALAEDAEDLAFAESLNCGKPIKLSREFDVPGSIDNAAFFAGAARHLEGKAAGEYSGDHTSVIRREPVGVVGSIAPWNYPLQMAAWKVLPAIAAGNTIVLKPAEITPLTSLLFARAAQRAGLPDGVLNIVCGAGRDAGEHLVGHAGVAMTSFTGSTGVGRRVAEIATGTVKRIHLELGGKAPFVVFDDADLEAAVHGAVAGALINTGQDCTAATRAYVQRPLYDAFVSGVADLMATVRLGDPFDPSTDLGPLISHAQRDRVAGFVERARGYATVVTGGEAPQGELARGAYYRPTLIAGAAQDSEIVQSEIFGPVLVVLPFDSDDEGIALANDTPYGLAASAWSRDVYRTGRATREINAGCVWVNDHIPIISEMPHGGAKASGFGKDMSAYSFEEYTQVKHVMYDNTAVARKDWHRTIFGDRG; encoded by the coding sequence ATGGACCAGCGATTCGATGTGACCGAACGATTCGCCGAGGGCGCGCAATTCATCGCCGGCGGTCTGTGCGCCGGCACGTCCGGCCGTACGCAGGACGTCGTGGACCCGGCCACCGGGGAGACCGTCCTGCGCTACGAACTCGCGGGCACGGACCAGGTGGACGCCGCCGTGGCGGCCGCCCGGGGGGCGTTTCCCGGATGGTCGCGGGCCACGCCCGGTGAGCGGTCCGACACCCTGCACCGCTTCGCCGCGGCGCTCGCCGAGGACGCCGAGGACCTCGCCTTCGCCGAATCGCTGAACTGCGGAAAGCCGATCAAGCTCAGCAGGGAGTTCGACGTCCCGGGTTCGATCGACAACGCCGCGTTCTTCGCCGGCGCCGCCCGCCACCTGGAAGGCAAGGCGGCCGGGGAATACAGCGGCGACCACACCTCGGTGATCCGCCGGGAGCCGGTCGGCGTCGTCGGCTCCATCGCGCCGTGGAACTACCCGCTCCAGATGGCCGCCTGGAAGGTGCTGCCGGCCATCGCGGCGGGCAACACCATCGTCCTCAAGCCCGCCGAGATCACCCCGCTGACCTCGCTGCTGTTCGCCCGGGCCGCACAGCGCGCGGGGCTCCCGGACGGGGTGCTCAACATCGTCTGCGGGGCGGGCCGGGACGCCGGTGAGCACCTGGTCGGCCACGCCGGCGTCGCCATGACCTCCTTCACCGGCTCGACCGGGGTCGGCAGGCGCGTCGCCGAGATCGCCACCGGCACGGTCAAGCGGATCCACCTGGAACTGGGCGGCAAGGCCCCGTTCGTCGTCTTCGACGACGCGGACCTGGAGGCCGCGGTCCACGGCGCGGTCGCCGGGGCGCTGATCAACACGGGCCAGGACTGCACCGCCGCCACCCGGGCCTATGTCCAACGCCCGCTGTACGACGCGTTCGTGAGCGGGGTCGCCGATCTGATGGCGACCGTACGGCTGGGCGACCCTTTCGACCCGTCCACCGACCTCGGGCCGCTGATCTCGCACGCCCAGCGCGACCGGGTGGCCGGCTTCGTCGAGCGCGCCCGGGGGTACGCCACCGTCGTCACGGGCGGCGAGGCTCCCCAGGGGGAGCTGGCCCGGGGCGCGTACTACCGACCGACGCTGATCGCCGGGGCCGCCCAGGACAGCGAGATCGTGCAGTCCGAGATCTTCGGGCCGGTGCTGGTCGTGCTGCCCTTCGACAGCGACGACGAGGGCATCGCGCTCGCCAACGACACCCCCTACGGGCTGGCCGCCTCCGCCTGGAGCCGCGACGTCTACCGCACCGGCCGGGCCACCCGCGAGATCAACGCCGGCTGCGTCTGGGTCAACGACCACATCCCGATCATCAGCGAGATGCCGCACGGCGGCGCCAAGGCGTCCGGCTTCGGCAAGGACATGTCGGCGTACTCCTTCGAGGAGTACACGCAGGTCAAGCACGTCATGTACGACAACACCGCGGTGGCCAGGAAGGACTGGCACCGCACGATCTTCGGGGACCGCGGGTAG
- a CDS encoding NADAR family protein yields MMHDTTGIMDGRAADGPRSVEDVSALTATGGRVEFVHFWGHRPLRDGRIGASCLSQWWPSPFTVDGVRYATAEHWMMAGKARLFGDAEAERRAIAAGRPKEAKDAGRSVRGFDEERWRGHRFALVLEGSLHKFGQDADLREFLLGTGSRVLVEASPLDRVWGIGLAADDERADDPARWRGLNLLGFALMEARQRLAEGGCATPIR; encoded by the coding sequence ATGATGCACGACACCACGGGGATCATGGACGGGCGCGCCGCGGACGGACCGCGTTCGGTCGAGGACGTCAGCGCGCTGACCGCCACCGGCGGGCGCGTGGAGTTCGTCCACTTCTGGGGCCATCGCCCGCTGCGCGACGGCCGCATCGGGGCGAGCTGCCTCAGCCAGTGGTGGCCCTCCCCCTTCACCGTCGACGGGGTCCGCTACGCGACCGCCGAGCACTGGATGATGGCCGGCAAAGCCCGCCTGTTCGGTGACGCGGAGGCGGAGCGGCGCGCGATAGCCGCCGGTCGTCCCAAGGAGGCCAAGGACGCCGGGCGGAGCGTCCGCGGCTTCGACGAGGAGCGCTGGCGCGGCCACCGCTTCGCCCTCGTCCTCGAAGGCAGCCTGCACAAATTCGGCCAGGACGCCGATCTGCGGGAGTTCCTGCTGGGCACCGGCTCCCGGGTCCTGGTGGAGGCCAGCCCCCTGGACCGCGTCTGGGGCATCGGCCTCGCCGCCGACGACGAGCGCGCCGACGACCCGGCCCGCTGGCGCGGGCTGAACCTCCTCGGCTTCGCCCTGATGGAGGCGCGCCAGAGGCTGGCGGAAGGCGGATGCGCCACCCCCATACGATGA
- a CDS encoding adenosine deaminase, with protein MSDLDAFIAGLPKAELHVHHVGSASPRIVAELAARHPDSAVPSDPEALADYFTFRDFAHFIDVYLSVVDLIRDAEDVRLLTYEVARDMARQQIRYAELTITPFSSVRRGIPDVAFVEAIEDARKSAEAELGVVLRWCFDIPGEAGLDAAEETARIACELQPEGLVSFGLGGPEIGVPRPQFKPYFDRAVAAGLHSVPHAGETTGPGTIWDALHDLRAERIGHGTSATQDPELLAHLAEHRIPLEVCPTSNIATRAVRTLDEHPIREMVDAGVLVTVNSDDPPMFGTDLNTEYAVAARLLGLDTAGLATLAKNAVTASFMDDAAKSRLAAEIDAYASGWRG; from the coding sequence TTGTCCGACCTCGACGCCTTCATCGCGGGCCTGCCCAAAGCGGAGCTGCACGTCCACCACGTCGGTTCGGCCTCGCCGCGCATCGTCGCCGAGCTGGCCGCCCGGCACCCCGACTCCGCCGTGCCCAGCGACCCCGAGGCGCTCGCCGACTACTTCACCTTCCGCGACTTCGCGCACTTCATCGACGTCTACCTCTCCGTCGTGGACCTGATCCGCGACGCCGAGGACGTCCGCCTGCTGACGTACGAGGTCGCCCGCGACATGGCCCGCCAGCAGATCCGCTACGCCGAGCTGACCATCACCCCGTTCAGCTCGGTCCGCCGCGGCATCCCGGACGTCGCCTTCGTCGAGGCCATCGAGGACGCCCGGAAGTCGGCCGAGGCCGAGCTGGGCGTGGTGCTGCGCTGGTGCTTCGACATCCCCGGCGAGGCCGGCCTGGACGCCGCCGAGGAGACCGCCCGCATCGCCTGCGAGCTCCAGCCCGAGGGACTGGTCTCGTTCGGCCTCGGCGGACCCGAAATCGGCGTGCCGCGGCCCCAGTTCAAGCCCTACTTCGACCGGGCCGTCGCCGCCGGCCTCCACTCCGTCCCGCACGCCGGCGAGACCACCGGCCCCGGCACGATCTGGGACGCCCTCCACGACCTGCGCGCCGAGCGCATCGGCCACGGCACCAGCGCCACCCAGGACCCGGAGCTGCTCGCCCATCTCGCCGAGCACCGCATCCCGTTGGAGGTCTGCCCGACGTCCAACATCGCCACCCGCGCCGTCCGCACGCTCGACGAGCACCCCATCAGGGAGATGGTCGACGCCGGCGTCCTGGTCACCGTCAACAGCGACGACCCGCCCATGTTCGGCACCGACCTGAACACCGAATACGCCGTCGCCGCCCGCCTCCTGGGCCTGGACACCGCGGGCCTGGCCACCCTCGCCAAGAACGCCGTGACCGCCTCGTTCATGGACGACGCGGCCAAGTCCCGGCTGGCGGCCGAGATCGACGCCTACGCGAGCGGCTGGCGCGGCTAG
- a CDS encoding HXXEE domain-containing protein produces MPISVVKSKVPVPSAPPVHGTAVGGTPVGGVPVGGVAPAVTLGLFAAWALHDAEEVAFGPRWVRENVPALRKRFPRVPEKVWRALEGVTEREFAAAVGVMGAIVAAAAVSGHRTGGRSAFFQSTLDGFGLHGLLHLAQAAATRGYTPGSATSPVIVIPFTLWARGRLRRAGRLRPATAGSAVRGVAVAGAATVVSHAVARRLVRR; encoded by the coding sequence ATGCCGATCTCCGTGGTGAAGTCGAAGGTCCCCGTACCGTCCGCGCCGCCCGTGCACGGGACGGCTGTGGGCGGGACACCGGTGGGCGGAGTACCCGTGGGCGGGGTGGCGCCCGCCGTCACGCTGGGGCTGTTCGCCGCGTGGGCGCTGCACGACGCGGAGGAGGTGGCGTTCGGGCCGCGCTGGGTCCGGGAGAACGTACCGGCCCTGCGCAAGCGCTTCCCCCGGGTGCCCGAGAAGGTCTGGCGGGCCCTGGAGGGCGTCACCGAGCGGGAGTTCGCGGCGGCGGTCGGCGTGATGGGGGCCATCGTGGCCGCCGCGGCCGTCAGCGGGCACCGTACGGGTGGTCGGTCCGCGTTCTTCCAGAGCACGCTGGACGGCTTCGGGCTGCACGGCCTGCTGCACCTCGCGCAGGCGGCGGCCACCCGCGGCTACACCCCGGGCTCCGCCACCTCGCCGGTGATCGTCATCCCCTTCACGCTCTGGGCGCGCGGCCGGCTGCGGCGCGCCGGCCGGCTGCGCCCGGCGACCGCCGGCAGCGCCGTCCGGGGCGTGGCCGTCGCAGGGGCGGCCACGGTCGTCTCGCACGCGGTGGCGCGGCGGCTGGTCCGGCGCTGA
- a CDS encoding polyamine ABC transporter substrate-binding protein has translation MADLSRRSLLRGVGGIGVTGALAAVTGCGVPPAYVDAADRESPDRSAREHKLVFANWPLYIDVDDHDKQRRPTLDAFQRRTGIAVTYTEEINDNDEFFGKISPALMNHQPTGRDLIVISDWMCARFVRLGWVETMDRTAQPNVAKYLDPQLRTPHFDPGRMHSVPWQSGITGIAYNRRRLGREIRHTSDLWKDDLRGRVTLLSGLDEAFAMLLQGNGVDITRWTADDFHRMIDQVRGLVRRGQIRRFTGNDYIKDLDSGDVLAAQAYSGDVIQLQADNPDIEFVVPEEGAELWAESLMIPNLAAHKRNAERLIDYYYQPEVAAELAAWVNYVCPVPAAREVLASSKDKDRAKLAEDPLVFPDARMRRRLAIARDITAGERAGFAKEWNAIVGL, from the coding sequence ATGGCTGATCTTTCGCGGCGTTCGCTGCTCAGGGGTGTGGGCGGAATCGGTGTGACCGGGGCGCTGGCCGCCGTGACGGGGTGCGGGGTGCCGCCGGCGTACGTCGACGCGGCCGACCGCGAGAGTCCGGACCGCTCCGCGCGCGAGCACAAGCTGGTCTTCGCCAACTGGCCGCTCTACATCGACGTCGACGACCACGACAAGCAGCGCCGGCCCACCCTGGACGCGTTCCAGAGGCGCACCGGGATCGCCGTGACGTACACCGAGGAGATCAACGACAACGACGAGTTCTTCGGGAAGATCAGTCCGGCGCTGATGAACCACCAGCCCACCGGCCGCGATCTGATCGTCATCAGCGACTGGATGTGCGCCCGGTTCGTCCGGCTGGGATGGGTCGAGACGATGGACCGCACGGCCCAGCCGAACGTCGCGAAGTACCTCGATCCGCAGCTGCGCACCCCGCACTTCGACCCCGGCCGGATGCACTCGGTGCCGTGGCAGTCCGGCATCACGGGTATCGCCTACAACCGCAGGAGGCTCGGCCGGGAGATCAGGCACACCTCCGACCTGTGGAAGGACGATCTCCGCGGCCGGGTCACGCTGCTGTCCGGGCTCGACGAGGCGTTCGCGATGCTGCTCCAGGGCAACGGCGTCGACATCACCCGCTGGACCGCCGACGACTTCCACCGGATGATCGACCAGGTGCGCGGCCTGGTCCGCAGGGGCCAGATCCGGCGTTTCACCGGTAACGACTACATCAAGGACCTGGACTCCGGCGATGTGCTCGCCGCGCAGGCGTACTCCGGCGATGTGATCCAGTTGCAGGCGGACAACCCGGACATCGAGTTCGTGGTGCCGGAGGAGGGGGCCGAGCTGTGGGCGGAGAGCTTGATGATCCCCAACCTCGCGGCCCACAAGCGGAACGCGGAGCGGCTGATCGACTACTACTACCAGCCCGAGGTCGCGGCGGAGCTGGCCGCCTGGGTCAACTACGTGTGCCCGGTGCCGGCCGCACGGGAGGTGCTCGCCTCGTCCAAGGACAAGGACCGGGCCAAGCTCGCCGAGGACCCGCTGGTCTTCCCCGATGCGCGGATGCGCCGGCGGCTGGCCATCGCGCGGGACATCACGGCCGGGGAGCGGGCCGGGTTCGCCAAGGAGTGGAACGCGATCGTGGGGCTGTAG
- a CDS encoding gamma-aminobutyraldehyde dehydrogenase has product MTTALRRLRNYIDGEFRDAADGRTTEVVNPATGEPYATAPLSGAADVDAAMAAAEAAFPAWRDLIPAERQKVLLKIADRFEERAEELIAAESENCGKPIALVRSEEIPPMVDQIRFFAGAARMLEGRSAGEYMDGFTSIIRREPVGVCAQVAPWNYPMMMAVWKFAPALAAGNTVVIKPSDTTPASTVLIAEIIGGVLDELGHSRGVFNVICGDRETGRLMVEHKVPAMASITGSVRAGMQVAESASKDLKRVHLELGGKAPVVVFEDTDIAKAVEDIAIAGYFNAGQDCTAATRVLVQESIHDEFVAALAKAASETRTGAVDDEDVLYGPLNNANQLAQVKGFIQRLPAHAKIEAGGEQVGEKGYFFAPTVVSGLRQDDEIVQHEVFGPVITVQSFRDEAQALEWANGVEYALASSVWTKDHARAMRMSKGLDFGCVWINTHIPLVAEMPHGGFKKSGYGKDLSAYGFDDYTRIKHVMTSLDG; this is encoded by the coding sequence GTGACCACCGCACTGCGTCGTCTGCGCAACTACATCGACGGGGAGTTCCGGGACGCCGCCGACGGCCGGACCACGGAGGTGGTCAACCCCGCGACGGGCGAGCCCTACGCCACCGCCCCGCTGTCGGGTGCCGCGGACGTGGACGCGGCCATGGCGGCCGCCGAAGCGGCCTTCCCCGCGTGGCGCGACCTGATCCCGGCCGAGCGCCAGAAGGTCCTCCTCAAGATCGCCGACCGCTTCGAGGAGCGCGCCGAGGAGCTGATCGCCGCCGAGTCCGAGAACTGCGGCAAGCCGATCGCCCTCGTGCGCTCCGAGGAGATCCCGCCGATGGTGGACCAGATCCGCTTCTTCGCGGGGGCCGCCCGGATGCTCGAAGGCCGCTCGGCCGGCGAGTACATGGACGGCTTCACCTCCATCATCCGGCGGGAGCCGGTCGGCGTCTGCGCCCAGGTCGCGCCGTGGAACTACCCGATGATGATGGCCGTGTGGAAGTTCGCCCCGGCGCTCGCCGCGGGCAACACCGTGGTCATCAAGCCCTCCGACACCACCCCCGCCTCGACGGTGCTGATCGCGGAGATCATCGGCGGCGTGCTGGACGAACTGGGCCACTCCCGCGGTGTGTTCAACGTGATCTGCGGCGACCGGGAGACCGGCCGCCTGATGGTCGAGCACAAGGTGCCGGCGATGGCCTCGATCACCGGCTCGGTGCGCGCCGGCATGCAGGTCGCCGAGTCCGCCTCCAAGGACCTCAAGCGGGTCCACCTGGAGCTGGGCGGCAAGGCGCCGGTCGTGGTCTTCGAGGACACCGACATCGCCAAGGCCGTCGAGGACATCGCCATCGCCGGCTACTTCAACGCCGGCCAGGACTGTACGGCCGCCACCCGGGTGCTCGTCCAGGAGTCCATCCACGACGAGTTCGTCGCCGCGCTGGCCAAGGCCGCCTCGGAGACCAGGACCGGCGCGGTCGACGACGAGGACGTGCTCTACGGCCCGCTGAACAACGCCAACCAGCTCGCGCAGGTCAAGGGCTTCATCCAGCGGCTGCCCGCGCACGCCAAGATCGAGGCCGGCGGCGAACAGGTCGGCGAGAAGGGCTACTTCTTCGCGCCCACCGTCGTCTCGGGCCTCAGGCAGGACGACGAGATCGTCCAGCACGAGGTCTTCGGGCCGGTCATCACCGTCCAGTCGTTCCGCGACGAGGCGCAGGCGCTGGAGTGGGCCAACGGCGTCGAGTACGCGCTGGCGTCCTCGGTGTGGACCAAGGACCACGCCCGGGCGATGCGGATGTCCAAGGGCCTCGACTTCGGCTGCGTGTGGATCAACACGCACATCCCGCTGGTCGCCGAGATGCCGCACGGCGGGTTCAAGAAGTCCGGCTACGGCAAGGACCTGTCCGCCTACGGCTTCGACGACTACACCCGGATCAAGCACGTGATGACCTCGCTGGACGGCTGA
- a CDS encoding Lrp/AsnC family transcriptional regulator has translation MAPSRNSPDRTGTPSIDSVSLAIIEQLQEDGRRPYAAIGKAVGLSEAAVRQRVQKLLDQGVMQIVAVTDPLTVGFRRQAMVGINVEGDLDPVADALTTMEEVEYVVMTAGSFDLIIEIVCEDDDHLLEMINKRIRTLPGVRSTESFVYLKLRKQTYTWGTR, from the coding sequence GTGGCGCCTTCTCGTAACAGTCCTGACAGAACCGGCACTCCGTCGATCGACTCCGTCTCCCTGGCGATCATCGAGCAGCTCCAGGAGGACGGACGCCGTCCGTACGCCGCGATCGGCAAGGCCGTGGGCCTGTCCGAGGCGGCGGTACGCCAGCGCGTACAGAAACTGCTCGACCAGGGCGTGATGCAGATCGTCGCGGTCACCGACCCCCTCACGGTCGGTTTCCGCCGGCAGGCCATGGTCGGCATCAACGTCGAGGGCGACCTCGACCCCGTGGCCGACGCCCTGACGACCATGGAGGAAGTCGAGTACGTCGTCATGACGGCGGGCTCCTTCGACCTCATCATCGAGATCGTCTGCGAGGACGACGATCACCTGCTGGAAATGATCAACAAGAGGATCCGCACGCTTCCCGGCGTTCGATCCACCGAGAGCTTCGTCTACCTCAAGCTCCGGAAGCAGACCTACACCTGGGGAACGAGATAG
- a CDS encoding aspartate aminotransferase family protein gives MSADLSKTAYDHLWMHFTRMSSYENAPVPTIVRGEGTNIYDDKGKRYIDGLAGLFVVNAGHGRVELAETAYKQAQELAFFPVWSYAHPKAVELAERLAHYAPGDLNKVFFTTGGGEAVETAWKLAKQYFKLVGKPTKHKVISRAVAYHGTPQGALSITGLPALKAPFEPLVPGAHKVPNTNIYRAPIHGDDPEAFGRWAADQIEQQILFEGPDTVAAVFLEPVQNAGGCFPPPPGYFQRVREICDQYDVLLVSDEVICAFGRLGTIFACDKFGYVPDMITCAKGMTSGYSPIGACIVSDRLAEPFYKGDNTFLHGYTFGGHPVSAAVGVANLDIFEREGLNQHVLDNEGNFLSTLQKLHDLPIVGDVRGNGFFYGIELVKDKATKESFNDEETERVLYGFLSKALYDNGLYCRADDRGDPVIQLAPPLIADQSVFDEIEQILRSVLTEAWTKL, from the coding sequence ATGAGCGCCGACCTCTCCAAGACGGCGTACGACCACCTGTGGATGCACTTCACCCGCATGTCGTCGTACGAGAACGCCCCCGTGCCCACGATCGTGCGCGGTGAGGGCACCAACATCTACGACGACAAGGGCAAGCGCTACATCGACGGCCTCGCCGGCCTCTTCGTTGTCAACGCCGGCCACGGCCGGGTCGAGCTCGCCGAGACCGCCTACAAGCAGGCCCAGGAGCTGGCCTTCTTCCCGGTGTGGTCGTACGCGCACCCCAAGGCCGTGGAGCTGGCCGAGCGCCTGGCCCACTACGCCCCCGGCGACCTGAACAAGGTCTTCTTCACCACCGGCGGCGGCGAGGCCGTCGAGACCGCCTGGAAGCTGGCCAAGCAGTACTTCAAGCTCGTCGGCAAGCCCACCAAGCACAAGGTCATATCCCGCGCGGTGGCCTACCACGGCACCCCGCAGGGCGCCCTGTCGATCACCGGTCTCCCGGCCCTGAAGGCCCCCTTCGAGCCGCTGGTCCCCGGCGCGCACAAGGTCCCGAACACCAACATCTACCGCGCCCCGATCCACGGCGACGACCCCGAGGCGTTCGGCCGCTGGGCCGCCGACCAGATCGAGCAGCAGATCCTCTTCGAGGGCCCGGACACCGTCGCCGCCGTCTTCCTGGAGCCGGTCCAGAACGCCGGCGGCTGCTTCCCGCCGCCCCCCGGCTACTTCCAGCGGGTCCGCGAGATCTGCGACCAGTACGACGTGCTGCTCGTCTCCGACGAGGTCATCTGCGCCTTCGGCCGCCTCGGCACGATCTTCGCCTGCGACAAGTTCGGCTACGTCCCGGACATGATCACCTGCGCCAAGGGCATGACCTCGGGCTACTCCCCGATCGGCGCCTGCATCGTCTCCGACCGCCTGGCCGAGCCGTTCTACAAGGGCGACAACACCTTCCTGCACGGCTACACCTTCGGTGGTCACCCGGTCTCCGCGGCCGTCGGCGTCGCCAACCTCGACATCTTCGAGCGCGAGGGCCTCAACCAGCACGTCCTCGACAACGAGGGCAACTTCCTCAGCACGCTGCAGAAGCTGCACGACCTGCCGATCGTCGGCGACGTCCGCGGCAACGGCTTCTTCTACGGCATCGAGCTCGTCAAGGACAAGGCCACCAAGGAGTCCTTCAACGACGAGGAGACCGAGCGCGTCCTCTACGGCTTCCTCTCGAAGGCCCTCTACGACAACGGCCTCTACTGCCGCGCCGACGACCGTGGCGACCCGGTCATCCAGCTGGCCCCGCCGCTGATCGCCGACCAGAGCGTCTTCGACGAGATCGAGCAGATCCTGCGCTCCGTCCTCACCGAGGCGTGGACCAAGCTCTGA
- a CDS encoding ABC transporter ATP-binding protein produces MVAPPDNDVLWARDLHHMHGGTAALTGVSLGVREGEIIAVTGPRGSGKTTLLHCLSGQIVPTEGEVWFNGASVHTLSGPSRERLRLDRFGWIDTEPHLVPELTAWENAALPLLLRGTGHRSAKNTAVEWLDRLDVGMCARRRPARLDQSQRQRVAIARALATTPQVLFADEPTAPLHSADGTQVLRTLTTAARSHQITVILATYDPQVAALADRTVSLLDGRLSGAVPATPDSSDEESRAACSLSV; encoded by the coding sequence ATGGTGGCCCCGCCTGACAACGACGTGCTCTGGGCTCGCGACCTGCACCACATGCACGGTGGCACCGCCGCCCTCACCGGAGTCTCCCTCGGCGTCCGCGAGGGAGAGATCATCGCCGTCACCGGCCCCCGCGGCAGCGGCAAGACCACCCTCCTGCACTGCCTGTCCGGGCAGATCGTCCCCACCGAGGGCGAAGTCTGGTTCAACGGCGCCTCCGTCCACACACTCTCCGGCCCCAGCCGCGAACGACTGCGTCTCGACCGGTTCGGCTGGATCGACACCGAACCCCACCTCGTCCCCGAACTCACCGCCTGGGAGAACGCCGCCCTCCCCCTCCTGCTGCGCGGCACCGGCCACCGCTCGGCCAAGAACACCGCCGTCGAATGGCTGGACCGCCTCGACGTCGGCATGTGCGCCCGCCGCCGCCCCGCGCGGCTCGACCAGTCCCAGCGCCAACGGGTCGCCATCGCCCGCGCCCTCGCCACCACCCCCCAGGTGCTCTTCGCCGACGAGCCGACCGCACCGCTGCACAGCGCCGACGGCACCCAGGTGCTGCGCACCCTGACCACCGCGGCCCGCTCGCACCAGATCACCGTGATCCTGGCGACCTACGATCCCCAGGTCGCCGCCCTCGCCGACCGCACCGTCTCGCTCCTCGACGGACGCCTCTCGGGCGCCGTGCCCGCCACCCCCGACTCCTCCGATGAGGAAAGCAGGGCAGCGTGCTCGCTCTCCGTCTAG
- a CDS encoding RidA family protein — protein sequence MSTTGVAVTGSAQEIERIATTPDWYEPYKISQAVKAGGLIHVSGQAGIDEQGRTVSDDFLTQGRQAFANVERVLAAAGASFTDVVKVGIFVTDMAACLDQVIALREEFLSDPYPADTLLEVPSLARPDWRIEVEVTALAR from the coding sequence ATGTCGACGACCGGTGTCGCAGTGACCGGGAGTGCGCAGGAGATCGAGCGGATCGCCACCACGCCGGATTGGTATGAGCCGTACAAGATCTCCCAGGCCGTCAAGGCGGGCGGACTGATCCATGTCTCGGGGCAGGCGGGGATCGACGAGCAGGGGCGGACCGTCTCGGACGACTTCCTCACGCAGGGGCGGCAGGCGTTCGCGAACGTCGAGCGGGTTCTCGCGGCGGCCGGCGCCTCGTTCACCGATGTGGTGAAGGTGGGCATCTTCGTGACGGACATGGCCGCCTGCCTCGACCAAGTCATCGCCCTGCGCGAGGAGTTCCTGTCCGATCCCTATCCCGCGGACACGCTCCTGGAAGTGCCGTCGTTGGCCCGGCCGGACTGGCGAATAGAGGTCGAGGTCACCGCTCTCGCCCGCTGA
- a CDS encoding MarR family winged helix-turn-helix transcriptional regulator, with amino-acid sequence MDAEHWDRFGALHTRVEQELAKALQQHHSLGLSEYRALARLAEADEGELRMQELADLIGLNQSSVSRLASRLESTGLTRRDLCPDDRRGVYSVITDEGRDVQNRARPTYDSALRSALDAAAEDGLLAPLVQSLRT; translated from the coding sequence ATGGACGCGGAGCACTGGGACCGGTTCGGCGCACTGCACACGCGTGTCGAGCAGGAGCTGGCGAAGGCCCTGCAGCAACACCACAGCCTCGGGCTCTCCGAGTACCGCGCACTGGCCCGGCTCGCGGAGGCCGACGAGGGCGAGCTGCGCATGCAGGAGCTCGCCGATCTCATCGGCCTCAATCAGAGCTCGGTCAGCCGGCTGGCTTCGCGTCTGGAGTCGACCGGCCTGACCCGCCGGGACCTGTGCCCCGACGACCGGCGCGGCGTCTACAGCGTGATCACTGACGAGGGCCGGGACGTACAGAACAGAGCACGCCCGACGTACGACAGCGCATTGCGCTCCGCACTCGATGCCGCGGCCGAAGACGGACTGCTCGCACCCCTGGTGCAGTCACTGCGGACCTAA